One Pleuronectes platessa chromosome 9, fPlePla1.1, whole genome shotgun sequence genomic region harbors:
- the foxd3 gene encoding forkhead box protein D3 has protein sequence MTLSGGSDRASDMSGQTVLTAEDVDIDVVGEGDDEGMERGDSDCDSPGGGILHGLRGEPGDDEVEDEIEVEKEEMGSGGGSPSCESSGEGEAGTGKGEGQDGSSASGGSLQKPKSSLVKPPYSYIALITMSILQSPQKKLTLSGICEFISSRFPYYREKFPAWQNSIRHNLSLNDCFVKIPREPGNPGKGNYWTLDPASEDMFDNGSFLRRRKRFKRVQPDMLRDQTALMMQSFGAYGLGGPYGRHYGIHPAYAHPAALQYQYMPPVGHMLPPGVPLLPSVELNRKVFNSQLSPSLQMQLNSLSTASMIKSEPSNRPSFSIENIIGVSSASSSSPQAFLRPPVTVQSALLSAQSLSLTRSSAAIAPLLSVPSSLLSGHGLSSATTLSKWPSQ, from the coding sequence ATGACCCTGTCTGGAGGCAGCGACAGAGCCAGCGACATGTCCGGCCAGACCGTGCTCACGGCGGAGGACGTGGATATCGACGTGGTTGGAGAGGGAGACGACGAGGGCATGGAGAGGGGGGACAGCGACTGCGACAGCCCGGGGGGAGGCATCCTGCACGGCCTCCGAGGTGAGCCGGGGGACGACGAGGTGGAGGATGAGAtcgaggtggagaaggaggagatgggCTCCGGTGGAGGGAGTCCGAGCTGCGAGAGCTCCGGGGAGGGAGAGGCTGGCACCGGCAAGGGAGAGGGTCAGGACGGGAGCTCCGCGTCGGGAGGCTCGCTCCAGAAGCCCAAAAGCAGCCTGGTGAAGCCGCCTTACTCCTACATCGCCCTCATCACCATGTCCATCCTCCAGAGCCCGCAGAAGAAACTCACCCTCAGCGGGATCTGCGAGTTCATCAGCAGCCGCTTCCCGTACTACCGGGAGAAGTTCCCGGCGTGGCAGAACTCCATCCGCCACAACTTGTCCCTGAACGACTGCTTTGTGAAAATCCCACGGGAGCCCGGCAACCCCGGCAAGGGCAACTACTGGACCCTGGACCCCGCGTCCGAGGACATGTTCGACAACGGCAGCTTCctcaggaggaggaaaaggTTCAAGAGGGTTCAGCCGGACATGCTCCGGGACCAGACCGCGCTCATGATGCAAAGTTTCGGCGCGTACGGCCTCGGGGGCCCCTACGGGAGGCACTACGGGATCCACCCAGCGTATGCCCATCCGGCGGCTCTGCAGTACCAGTACATGCCCCCGGTGGGTCACATGCTGCCGCCGGGCGTCCCCCTCCTGCCCTCGGTGGAGCTCAACCGAAAGGTGTTCAACTCCCAGCTCAGCCCGAGCCTCCAGATGCAGCTCAACAGCCTGAGCACGGCGTCCATGATCAAATCAGAGCCGTCCAACAGGCCGTCGTTCAGCATAGAGAACATCATCGGGGTCTCCAGCGCGTCCTCGTCCTCGCCCCAGGCCTTCCTGCGGCCTCCGGTGACCGTGCAGTCGGCCCTGCTGAGCGCGCAGTCCCTGTCCCTGACCCGGAGCTCCGCGGCCAtcgcccccctcctcagcgttcCGTCCAGTCTCCTCTCGGGACACGGTTTATCCTCCGCGACGACGCTGTCCAAGTGGCCGTCACAATGA